The window CGCGTTGGCGACCGTGTGGGAGGGGCCGCGCGGAGAGGGAGACCGAGGTGGGTCGCCCTGGAGAGTTAGGGAGCGGGAGGCTCCGGCGCAGAGcgaggccatggccggcgacgaTGGCGGTGGCGGTCGTCATGCCGCGCGCGGGCGCCCACGGCCACACGCAGAAGCTAAGCTAACGTTGCTGGTGCCTGGTGGCCTCGCGGCGCGTCGCGGCGTGCCAATTCACCCACCACCCAGTGTGTGATCGATCTCTCTCTTCCGTTTGGGCGATGGGCCGGCCCAAGCCCACGAAGAAGCCGAACAGGATAACGACGACCTCGTGTAACggaaaaggagaaaaactaGAGGGTGGAAGACGGCGGTGTCCGGAGTCCATAGAAATaggagaggaggggagaaggggaggaggaggcggcgggtaGCAGCAAGAATGGCGTGCTCCACCAGCCTCTGCTTCTCGTCGACGATTCCGTCTCCAGCCTCTTGCTCTTCCGGCTCCTCCCGCCTTCTCTCGATCCGGCAAGTGTCCTCTGCCCCGTCCTTGTTCAGGTATGCTCTGGTTTCTTGCTGCCATGTCCCCATTGATGCAGTATTGCTCTTTCTCAATTCATTTATCCAGAGCCCAAATTAAGGCGTTCCATGATTTTAGATGTTGTTCTTCTAGTGATGTGGATATCGTATACTCGTATTTGTTTCTGACGCTAGCCCACAAGGTCACACGAACTTTTgttgttaatttttttttttattCTCAGCAATCTGGTAAATTTACCTTGAACTGTTATACGTCTAACGTATTGAAGAATAATTAGTTCGCACTCCACATTCTGATGTATCTAGTATCCATGCCTATCTTAACTAGAGTATTTACAGGCTTAGAACCTGTTCTTCAGCTACAAACCCTTAGGAATTTCATTTTTGTATAATGGTTGAACAGTTGAACTTTTTCACTGGGGTTGGCAAGGGTCCAGGAGTATAGCACTTTTAAATTACATCAGTTGGTTTGACTTGTGTTCTAATGGCTATATTCTGGTTGTGGTTTAGTGTAACATCAATAGCACCTGCATTAGCTTAACTGACCTCTGAGTTACCATTATTTTTTCTCATAGATCGACAATTCAATACAAGCAACGGGGGCATACATTACACCGGAGAAGCCACATGCTGGCCTTTGCTAGTGCAGATGTATGCATCAGGTTTTTTGAGTAGGCCATCTATTTTTGAGGGTTGGTAGGGCTATGACAAATGACATTAAAAGTAGTAGTACAAATAATGTTTCCTGAACTCTTTACGtgatttttattctttttagtTAGATCATGGTTTAGTTTTGCTAAGGCCTTTATCCAATCAGAATGCCATAATGCCTTAGCACTCTTCACTTTATTATGCATTATACTAAGTACTACCTGgggaaagttgttcaacttttttaGTGTCTGTTACTGCATCTTTATTCTACAGTATATTCTTTGTAGTTCAACTGCTTTTGTCCAAATGAATCAGGCACCACAAGGCAAAAGAAGCTCAGGTGAAAATGTTGTGATGGTTGATCCACTGGAAGCTAAGCGTCTAGCTGCTAAACAGATGCAAGAAATCAGGGCCAAAGAAAAGCTGAAGGTGCATTGTTACTGTATTGGAGTGTATCATTAATTAGATTAAATAAATCATGTATGCTAAAGGAAGTAGTATTCAGGATAAGGGGGGAAAATCTCTCTTTTGTTTGCACCAATGGTTGTTGGTGAAATGGTGAAGCTAGCCTTTTTCCCTGTTCATGCTGTCACGCAATTTCCCCATTACGGATTTAATTCTTTGAGCAGGCAAAAACATCATCGTATATTGTGCAGTTGACTCACCTAACCTAATTGCAAAAAGATATGCAACATGGTTTACCTAGTGGACTGTCGATTGCATTACTCACAATATGTCATATGTgttatattttttgttttttgaaagGATGTCATATGTGTTATAACTTATGTGAGATGTTGAAAATCCTATGTGATACAAGATAGATATATGTTTATTATTTTCCTAAGAGGCTAAGATAGTAGTAGTCATTTTTCATATAATATCACTAATTAATCTCAGTTGTCCTGGAAAACCCATCTGTTGCACTCCCCTTTGAATTCCAAGATTGGTCTGTATTCTATATTAATACTTCATTGTGTTTTGTTCAAATTCAACTGTGGTCTGTTTTGCAGAAGCAACGTCAAGCAGAAGCGATTAATGGTGCATTGGCAATGATAGGACTGACTGTTGGATTAGTAGTGGAAGGTCGGACAGGAAAGGGTATCTTGGGGCAGGTACTTAATGCTGAATGCATTAGGAATTCGGTTTGTAGTATGTACAAGTTTTTTTATCAATGCAGATAACATAATTTGAGAAATATCATAATTGATAATTGTGAAATGAGATGCTAAACAATTAATTACCTAAAAATTAGAATATGAGACACAGTTCTACACTGCTGATATGTGACCCCATGCTCATCAATTCCTGCAGCTGGCTGGATATTTGGCGGCTATTTCTAGTTTATTTGAGCAATAGAGGATCATGATTGGAGATTTCTTTTTCACGTTCCTTGGCCAAGAGAGCTCTTGTCTGAATCTTATTTGTTGGATCCATCCAATTTTTTGGGTAATTAATCTTAGCTGGCTGTGCAATAACACAACCAGATTTGTATATTTATCAAGTACTATATCATGGGCTGAACATTAATATACAGTGTAACAGATTTATTCGATGTACCCCAACAATTTCTGATGATtatttgtgtttagttggtgaaaaagtttgaattttagtactgtagcacatttcgttgttacttgacaaataatgtccaattatggactaattaggcttaaaagattcagctcgtgctaatcagttagactgtgtgattagtttttttttcaactgcatttaatgctccatgcatgtgttcgaaaattcgatgtgatgggtactgtacaaaaatttttgg is drawn from Panicum virgatum strain AP13 chromosome 1N, P.virgatum_v5, whole genome shotgun sequence and contains these coding sequences:
- the LOC120656424 gene encoding uncharacterized protein LOC120656424 → MACSTSLCFSSTIPSPASCSSGSSRLLSIRQVSSAPSLFRSTIQYKQRGHTLHRRSHMLAFASADAPQGKRSSGENVVMVDPLEAKRLAAKQMQEIRAKEKLKKQRQAEAINGALAMIGLTVGLVVEGRTGKGILGQLAGYLAAISSLFEQ